In Sporichthya polymorpha DSM 43042, a genomic segment contains:
- a CDS encoding carboxymuconolactone decarboxylase family protein yields MTTDTPDRLAQGYGVAARLFGNSPVIPQFETPGEVAEDWTQFSISTVLGEVWSRPELELPERAAIAIAALTALNRPAQLRAYILGALSLGVSREHICEVIFQIAVYAGFPAAIDAFSVAKAVFDEVDAARAS; encoded by the coding sequence ATGACGACCGACACCCCCGACAGGCTGGCGCAGGGCTATGGCGTCGCCGCCCGCCTTTTTGGCAACTCCCCAGTAATTCCCCAGTTCGAGACTCCGGGCGAGGTCGCCGAGGACTGGACGCAGTTCTCCATCTCGACCGTGCTAGGTGAGGTCTGGTCTCGGCCTGAGCTGGAGCTGCCGGAGCGGGCTGCAATCGCTATTGCTGCCCTCACCGCGCTGAACCGGCCGGCCCAATTGAGGGCCTACATCCTGGGTGCGTTGAGCCTCGGCGTGTCACGGGAGCACATTTGCGAAGTGATCTTCCAGATCGCGGTCTACGCCGGCTTCCCGGCGGCCATCGACGCCTTCAGCGTCGCCAAGGCGGTGTTCGACGAGGTCGATGCCGCCCGCGCCAGTTGA
- the fgd gene encoding glucose-6-phosphate dehydrogenase (coenzyme-F420) codes for MSTTDHRPDTSDPEAPAGAQVRIGYKASAEQFGPRELVEFGVAAERFGFDSAVVSDHYQPWRHNGGHAPFSISWMTAVGERTSRITLGTSVLTATFRYNPAVIAQAFATMGCLYPGRIMLGLGTGEALNDVAVTGMVWPEFKERFARMREAIDLMRRLWTEDKVDHQGEYYTTVGATVYDKPERPIPIYVAAGGPVVARYAGRVGDGFICTSGKGMALYQEELVPAIDEGIAKAGRTPESLDRMIEIKLSYDHDQDFALEATRFWAPLSLTPEQKHSVHSSAEMERLADELPIEQVAKRWIVASKPDQAVEAIRPYVQAGFTNLVIHAPGADQTRFMDQFAADVMPRLRELGT; via the coding sequence ATGTCCACTACGGATCACCGCCCTGACACGTCGGACCCGGAGGCGCCCGCGGGGGCGCAGGTCAGGATCGGTTACAAGGCGTCGGCGGAGCAGTTCGGGCCTCGTGAGCTGGTGGAGTTCGGCGTCGCGGCCGAGCGGTTCGGATTCGACTCCGCGGTCGTGTCGGACCACTACCAGCCGTGGCGGCACAACGGCGGGCACGCCCCGTTCTCGATCTCGTGGATGACCGCGGTCGGAGAACGCACGTCGCGGATCACATTGGGCACCTCGGTGCTGACCGCGACGTTCCGCTACAACCCGGCGGTGATCGCGCAGGCGTTCGCCACCATGGGGTGCCTGTACCCGGGGCGGATCATGCTCGGGCTGGGGACCGGGGAGGCGCTCAACGACGTCGCGGTGACCGGGATGGTGTGGCCGGAGTTCAAGGAACGCTTCGCCCGGATGCGCGAGGCGATCGACCTGATGCGCCGGCTGTGGACCGAGGACAAGGTCGACCACCAGGGCGAGTACTACACGACCGTCGGGGCGACGGTGTACGACAAGCCCGAGCGGCCGATCCCCATCTACGTCGCCGCCGGCGGCCCGGTGGTGGCCCGCTACGCCGGGCGGGTCGGGGACGGGTTCATCTGCACCTCGGGCAAGGGCATGGCCCTCTACCAGGAGGAACTGGTCCCGGCCATCGACGAGGGCATCGCCAAGGCCGGGCGCACCCCCGAATCGTTGGACCGGATGATCGAGATCAAGCTCTCCTACGACCACGATCAGGACTTCGCCCTGGAGGCGACCCGGTTCTGGGCCCCCCTGTCGTTGACCCCGGAGCAGAAGCACTCGGTGCATTCCTCCGCGGAGATGGAGCGCCTCGCCGACGAACTCCCCATCGAGCAGGTCGCCAAGCGGTGGATCGTCGCGTCCAAGCCGGATCAGGCCGTCGAGGCGATCCGGCCCTACGTGCAGGCCGGGTTCACCAACCTGGTCATCCACGCCCCCGGCGCCGACCAGACCCGCTTCATGGACCAGTTCGCCGCCGACGTCATGCCCCGCCTCCGCGAACTGGGAACGTGA
- a CDS encoding TetR/AcrR family transcriptional regulator, which translates to MTDSSGVASGAAPGRRRRGRPRREVGREQLTDAGQLLFEEGGPDAVSIEAAAAHLHVSRATLYRAIPSKEDLIELVLQRAADELCTAARSIARRPGLTSRERVEHLARILVDLSSRRPRSVLALVDSEIAASGAELASTGRGFGAWRDYQGIWTRAVRAAIKSGDLPADDPRVIAQFITSMLIAVARQTLTSGGGDARSTADVALRLVLRDPCQCSRTSPG; encoded by the coding sequence ATGACGGATTCCTCTGGCGTTGCTAGCGGAGCCGCACCCGGACGACGTCGCCGCGGAAGACCACGGCGCGAGGTCGGACGAGAGCAACTCACGGACGCAGGCCAGCTTTTGTTCGAAGAAGGTGGCCCCGATGCGGTGTCGATCGAGGCGGCGGCGGCTCACCTCCACGTCTCCCGAGCCACGCTTTATCGGGCAATACCGTCGAAAGAAGACCTGATCGAGCTCGTACTGCAGCGAGCTGCCGACGAGTTGTGCACCGCGGCGAGGTCCATCGCCCGGCGGCCGGGTTTGACCTCCCGTGAACGAGTGGAACATCTCGCTCGGATACTTGTCGATTTGTCCAGCCGCAGACCTCGTTCCGTCCTCGCACTGGTCGATAGCGAAATCGCCGCCTCAGGCGCCGAGCTCGCAAGTACGGGCCGAGGATTCGGAGCATGGCGGGACTATCAGGGCATTTGGACTCGGGCCGTGAGAGCGGCGATCAAGAGTGGCGATCTGCCAGCCGACGATCCGCGGGTGATCGCGCAGTTCATCACCAGCATGCTTATCGCTGTCGCCCGGCAGACCTTGACGTCCGGCGGCGGGGACGCCCGCAGCACGGCTGACGTAGCTCTGCGGCTCGTGCTGCGAGATCCGTGTCAGTGCTCACGTACTTCCCCAGGTTGA
- a CDS encoding DoxX family membrane protein — MRVSSADSCAFILRLVLGAVMLAHGWNHLFGSGGVEGTARWFGSMGLRPPRLHAWASGLTELGAGLCLLLGVLTSLQCAAVVGVMTVALVTAHRTNGFFVFRPGQGWEYVAVLGATSVALAILGPGSASVDDRIELAAKLDGGVGAALAGGLGVGAAGVLLAACWRPSREA; from the coding sequence ATGCGGGTGAGCTCGGCTGACTCCTGCGCATTCATCCTCAGGCTCGTCCTCGGTGCGGTGATGTTGGCGCACGGCTGGAACCATTTGTTCGGCTCGGGAGGGGTGGAGGGAACCGCGCGTTGGTTCGGGTCGATGGGTCTTCGGCCGCCTCGTTTGCATGCGTGGGCCAGCGGTCTGACCGAGCTGGGGGCGGGACTGTGCCTCCTGCTCGGGGTGCTGACCTCGCTGCAGTGCGCAGCAGTGGTGGGCGTCATGACCGTGGCACTGGTAACGGCCCACCGGACAAACGGCTTCTTCGTATTCCGACCAGGTCAAGGTTGGGAATACGTAGCCGTTCTCGGAGCTACCTCGGTCGCCCTCGCAATTCTCGGGCCGGGCTCGGCGTCGGTAGATGATCGGATTGAGCTCGCCGCGAAGTTGGACGGCGGCGTGGGAGCGGCGCTGGCCGGCGGGCTCGGCGTCGGAGCGGCGGGCGTGCTTCTTGCTGCGTGCTGGCGACCCTCGCGAGAAGCGTGA
- a CDS encoding FadR/GntR family transcriptional regulator → MRRTAYDQNGGQAANTWTATQVRAPKTAELIALALRREIVRGDLKRGETLPPELQLMGQFGVSRPTLREAFRILETEGLIVVRRGSRGGAEVTCPDVSVAARYVGILLQMQGTTIQDVYQARMITEPAAAAMAARNRTRDDLKELHACVDKLADLVEASERTDVPTDPTVWAEVTFRFHDLLLRASRSKTLALQGAVLQDIVATHVTITITRGFSETKQSDLFLPTLRSYRKMLRLLEAKDDRGAEEHWRAHMEIAGRHLLGGDLRNKRVVELFG, encoded by the coding sequence ATGCGCCGCACCGCGTACGACCAGAACGGCGGACAGGCGGCGAACACGTGGACCGCCACGCAAGTCCGTGCACCCAAGACGGCGGAGTTGATCGCTCTTGCGCTTCGCCGTGAGATCGTCCGCGGCGACCTCAAGCGGGGCGAAACCCTTCCTCCCGAACTGCAGCTCATGGGCCAGTTCGGCGTGTCCCGTCCGACCTTGCGCGAGGCTTTTCGGATCTTGGAGACCGAAGGTCTCATCGTGGTTCGCCGCGGTTCCCGCGGCGGCGCGGAGGTGACCTGCCCCGATGTCTCCGTCGCAGCCCGTTACGTAGGAATTCTGCTGCAGATGCAGGGGACCACCATCCAAGACGTGTACCAGGCACGGATGATCACCGAACCTGCAGCAGCGGCCATGGCCGCTCGGAACAGAACACGGGACGATCTGAAAGAGCTGCACGCGTGCGTTGACAAGCTCGCCGACCTGGTGGAGGCCAGCGAGCGCACTGACGTGCCGACGGATCCCACCGTATGGGCCGAAGTGACGTTCAGGTTTCACGACTTGCTGCTGCGGGCGTCGCGCAGTAAGACGTTGGCATTGCAGGGCGCCGTTCTTCAGGACATCGTCGCCACGCATGTGACAATCACCATTACCCGTGGGTTCAGCGAGACGAAGCAAAGCGACCTCTTCCTTCCGACGCTCCGCAGTTACCGGAAGATGCTGAGGCTCTTGGAAGCCAAGGACGACCGCGGCGCTGAGGAGCACTGGCGCGCTCACATGGAGATCGCGGGGCGTCATCTACTCGGTGGCGACTTGAGGAATAAGCGAGTGGTCGAACTGTTCGGCTGA
- a CDS encoding cytochrome P450, with protein MDDPKHAQDPYPLYGKFRQECPLGWAEGHGGYWVLSRYDDIRFVYDNPEIFSSHPNGIPANLGQDRPMIPLEIDPPDHAYYRRILAPLFGPGRINPLEDQLRALVTELIDDFIEKGSCEFVAELANPFPTRAFLSLMGWPLEDAPMFLQWADDIIRGVPGDPEASMARRAESGLALYTYFAEIVDTRTEQRGDDLVSALLDASFAGERKLSQFEVLDIVFLLLIAGLDTTKSVLSNGIAWLAEHPEERQKLIDDPSTIPLAIEELMRWESPIIPGRRVTREVEMHGTTLREGDRVMLLTGATGRDSTQFENADTVILDRHPNHHLAFGAGAHRCLGSHLARLELRIVFEEIHRRMPDYRVPDGEQIVRHLGGVRGVDHLPLVFTPGTT; from the coding sequence ATGGACGATCCGAAGCACGCGCAGGATCCCTACCCGTTGTACGGGAAGTTCCGCCAGGAATGTCCGCTCGGATGGGCCGAAGGGCACGGCGGCTACTGGGTGCTCTCCCGCTACGACGACATCCGTTTCGTCTACGACAATCCCGAGATCTTCTCGTCGCATCCGAACGGGATCCCGGCGAACCTGGGCCAGGACCGGCCGATGATCCCGTTGGAGATCGATCCGCCGGACCATGCCTACTACCGGCGCATCCTGGCGCCGCTGTTCGGCCCGGGCCGGATCAACCCCCTGGAGGACCAGCTGCGAGCGTTGGTCACCGAGTTGATCGACGACTTCATCGAGAAGGGTTCGTGCGAATTCGTCGCGGAGTTGGCCAACCCGTTCCCCACGCGGGCGTTCCTATCGCTGATGGGATGGCCCTTGGAAGACGCCCCGATGTTCCTGCAATGGGCCGACGACATCATCCGCGGCGTGCCCGGCGATCCCGAGGCTTCGATGGCCCGTCGTGCAGAGTCCGGACTGGCGCTCTATACCTACTTTGCCGAGATCGTGGACACGCGGACCGAACAACGGGGCGACGACCTCGTGAGTGCGCTCCTTGACGCCAGCTTTGCCGGAGAGCGGAAGCTGTCGCAGTTCGAGGTCCTCGACATCGTCTTCCTACTGCTGATCGCCGGTCTGGACACCACCAAGAGCGTCCTATCCAACGGCATCGCCTGGCTGGCCGAACACCCCGAGGAGCGGCAGAAGCTTATCGACGACCCGAGCACGATTCCCCTGGCGATCGAAGAACTCATGCGCTGGGAGTCCCCAATTATCCCGGGGCGACGCGTCACCCGCGAGGTGGAGATGCACGGCACCACATTGCGCGAGGGGGACCGGGTCATGCTGCTCACCGGTGCGACCGGACGCGACAGCACTCAATTTGAAAACGCCGACACCGTGATCCTCGACCGCCACCCCAATCACCACCTCGCGTTCGGCGCCGGCGCGCATCGGTGCCTGGGGTCGCACCTGGCGCGACTGGAATTGCGGATCGTGTTCGAGGAGATCCACCGGCGGATGCCGGACTACCGCGTTCCCGACGGCGAACAAATTGTGCGCCACCTCGGTGGGGTGCGAGGCGTGGATCATCTGCCGCTGGTCTTCACTCCAGGCACGACGTGA
- a CDS encoding thiolase C-terminal domain-containing protein has translation MTRRLPERDAVLSGVGQSAIGRQLPQSPLSLTIDAIQAAVRDAGLTMDDIDGLATYPGMTLNFAPGFVGPDVYDVQDALGLKLGWHHGTPQGAAQIAPLIHAVLAVSAGLCRHAVVFRTVTESSGQAAGPRAGLGAKLNEVEGPMSMLLAVGAVSAANWAAFHAARHMHEYGTTREQLGAIAITARMHAASNPDAIFTKPLSMDDYLNARLISTPLGLFDCDIPIDACTAVVVSSADTTSDLRAPVRIEAMGTAMRHRPLWEQWEDLTTMAAHDVAAQMWGRTDLRPADVDVAQLYDGFTVFTLLWLEAMGFCGHGEAGAFIGDGSSLTLGGALPWNTYGGQLSAGRLHGYGYVVEAIRQLRGEGLGVQVPDSEVAAVGIGGGTVAGCLLLTR, from the coding sequence GTGACTCGCCGACTGCCGGAGCGAGACGCCGTCCTGTCGGGCGTTGGGCAGTCCGCCATCGGTCGTCAGCTGCCCCAGTCGCCGCTTTCGCTCACCATCGACGCGATCCAGGCCGCGGTTCGAGACGCCGGCCTCACGATGGATGACATCGACGGCCTCGCCACCTACCCGGGTATGACACTCAACTTCGCCCCGGGTTTCGTCGGACCGGATGTGTACGACGTGCAGGACGCGCTCGGGTTGAAACTCGGGTGGCATCACGGCACACCCCAGGGCGCGGCACAGATCGCGCCCCTCATCCATGCCGTGTTGGCCGTGTCCGCCGGACTGTGTCGTCACGCAGTGGTCTTCCGAACCGTCACGGAGTCGAGCGGGCAGGCCGCGGGACCCCGGGCTGGGCTCGGGGCCAAACTCAACGAGGTTGAGGGCCCGATGTCGATGCTGCTCGCCGTGGGGGCCGTGTCCGCCGCCAACTGGGCGGCGTTTCACGCCGCCCGCCACATGCACGAGTACGGGACGACCCGCGAGCAGCTAGGGGCCATTGCGATCACCGCGCGCATGCACGCGGCATCGAATCCCGACGCGATCTTCACCAAGCCACTGTCGATGGACGACTACCTCAACGCTCGACTCATCTCGACGCCGTTGGGCCTGTTCGACTGCGACATCCCGATCGACGCCTGCACCGCGGTCGTCGTCTCATCGGCGGACACCACGTCAGATCTTCGGGCGCCGGTGCGGATCGAAGCGATGGGGACGGCGATGCGCCATCGCCCCCTGTGGGAGCAGTGGGAGGACCTGACCACCATGGCGGCCCACGATGTCGCGGCCCAAATGTGGGGCCGGACCGACCTGCGGCCCGCGGACGTCGATGTCGCTCAGCTTTACGACGGTTTCACGGTGTTCACGCTGCTCTGGCTCGAAGCGATGGGCTTCTGCGGACACGGTGAGGCCGGTGCCTTCATCGGCGATGGCAGCTCGTTGACCCTGGGCGGAGCGCTTCCCTGGAACACCTATGGCGGGCAACTCTCGGCCGGCCGCTTGCACGGCTACGGCTATGTCGTCGAGGCCATCCGGCAACTACGCGGCGAGGGCCTCGGAGTGCAGGTTCCTGATTCTGAGGTCGCTGCCGTCGGGATTGGGGGAGGCACCGTGGCCGGATGCCTCCTACTCACTCGTTGA